The following are from one region of the Segatella oris genome:
- a CDS encoding RagB/SusD family nutrient uptake outer membrane protein, with product MKHIKYLYMAFALTTGALITSSCNDFLDRPAEDSYNAGTFYKDDSQCIQGVNYLYNSPWYDFQRGFIKVGEVMSGNYYWGSSPYMTLTVNSTDEDLVNMSNSLWAVIGHANTVYNNLKAAEASKKVKNQCMGECLAWKAMAYFFLVRSFGDVPIVHDNSTMLADGSYSNVSRVQKSDIYEYIIMTLEKAMELLPRKGNPGRIDYYAAEGLLAKVYLYKSGVNANGHGQRNTDDLKKAASYAKDVIDNSGRKLMANYSDVFRLQNALNEECLFSWLWTADTSIWTVQNTLQSDLAMQGFDEFGDCWGGYNGPSADLQEAFGVSPLEEPATRTDVDARRKATMMMAGDFYEYFWTDKTDKRGRKGFNFLQFIYDSNGYGSGGPGTLQSATGSNCVKHLYGDAYDHKTYAVDGISASNMHSSLATPVLRLSDVYLIYAEAVIGNNGSTTDANAIDAYYKVRSRAIKSATRPTSITWEDVWKERRLELAIEGDRWYDFVRRSYYDMSGSINELKQQKRGAYYGLNTLYKNYYESNSWNVDTSTMHYASETQAPNVSEQSFTLPFPSQDVVFNGNLQKTPVHVDVRSTYSY from the coding sequence ATGAAACATATAAAATATTTATATATGGCTTTTGCCTTGACAACAGGTGCGCTTATTACATCATCGTGTAATGATTTCTTAGATCGACCGGCAGAAGATTCCTATAATGCAGGAACATTCTATAAAGATGATAGTCAATGTATACAGGGCGTCAATTATCTGTATAATTCTCCTTGGTATGACTTTCAGAGAGGTTTTATCAAGGTGGGTGAAGTAATGTCTGGCAACTACTATTGGGGCTCAAGTCCCTATATGACACTCACCGTGAACAGCACAGACGAAGACCTTGTGAACATGTCTAATTCGCTTTGGGCTGTCATAGGGCACGCCAACACTGTTTACAACAACCTTAAAGCAGCTGAAGCTTCAAAAAAAGTGAAGAACCAATGTATGGGCGAATGCCTTGCATGGAAAGCTATGGCCTACTTTTTCCTTGTACGTTCATTTGGTGATGTGCCAATCGTTCACGATAACTCAACAATGCTTGCAGACGGTTCATACAGCAATGTAAGCCGAGTACAGAAATCTGACATATATGAATACATCATCATGACTTTGGAAAAGGCGATGGAACTGCTGCCACGCAAAGGCAATCCGGGGCGTATAGACTATTATGCTGCCGAAGGTTTGCTTGCCAAAGTATATCTCTACAAAAGTGGGGTGAATGCTAATGGACATGGACAACGTAATACTGATGACCTGAAAAAGGCTGCTTCATATGCCAAAGACGTGATAGATAACAGTGGACGCAAACTGATGGCGAATTATTCTGACGTGTTCAGATTGCAGAATGCCCTTAATGAAGAATGTCTTTTCTCATGGTTGTGGACAGCAGATACCAGCATATGGACAGTACAGAACACACTTCAGAGCGATCTCGCCATGCAGGGATTCGATGAATTTGGTGATTGTTGGGGTGGCTATAACGGTCCATCAGCAGACTTGCAGGAGGCTTTTGGTGTATCACCATTGGAAGAGCCGGCAACAAGAACGGATGTAGATGCACGTCGCAAAGCAACAATGATGATGGCTGGTGACTTCTACGAGTATTTCTGGACAGACAAAACAGACAAGCGCGGGCGTAAAGGATTTAACTTCTTACAATTCATTTACGACAGTAACGGTTATGGTTCAGGAGGGCCAGGAACGCTGCAAAGTGCTACAGGAAGCAATTGTGTGAAGCATCTTTACGGAGATGCATACGATCATAAGACGTATGCTGTAGACGGAATTTCTGCTTCAAACATGCACAGTAGCCTTGCTACACCTGTATTGCGATTGTCTGACGTCTATCTTATCTATGCAGAAGCGGTCATTGGCAATAACGGAAGTACCACTGATGCCAATGCAATCGATGCCTATTACAAAGTGCGCAGCCGTGCCATCAAGTCTGCTACACGGCCCACAAGCATTACTTGGGAGGATGTCTGGAAAGAACGTCGACTGGAATTGGCCATAGAAGGCGATCGTTGGTACGATTTTGTGCGTCGCAGCTATTATGATATGTCTGGAAGCATCAATGAACTTAAGCAGCAGAAAAGGGGTGCCTATTATGGTCTTAATACCCTCTATAAAAACTATTATGAGAGTAATTCTTGGAATGTAGATACATCTACAATGCACTACGCCTCAGAAACACAGGCTCCTAATGTCTCAGAACAAAGTTTCACTCTGCCGTTCCCGAGTCAAGATGTGGTGTTCAATGGCAATTTACAGAAAACCCCTGTGCATGTTGACGTACGCTCAACATATTCCTATTAG
- a CDS encoding glycoside hydrolase family 27 protein, with the protein MNKKYAITLLLFALFSLATKAQKWEELSQTPQMGWNSWNKFQGNIDEDIIKGIADAMVSSGLRDAGYIYINMDDCWHGKRDANGFIQANPKHFPHGIKALADYIHARGLKLGIYSDAGTETCAGRPGSLGHEYQDALQYARWDVDYLKYDWCNTVNINPRGAYQLMSDALRASGRPIFFSMCEWGDNQPWRWARDIGNSWRIGPDIWCSFDSTRVFPTYVQYSVLDCINKNDSLRRYAGPGHWNDPDMLEVGNGLTVNQDRAHFTMWCMMASPLILGNDIRHMSAETKAILTNRDLIAIDQDKLGVQGLHLFSRDGLDYWFKPLENGDWAMTILNPTRKPIVCNLNWQDFNFTDDEVSKRSTAFDKCVYKVKNLWTGRMEGKTSTKQKVDRKLTVPAQDVVVYRLLR; encoded by the coding sequence ATGAACAAAAAGTACGCCATTACCTTACTGTTATTCGCATTGTTTTCCTTGGCAACAAAAGCCCAAAAATGGGAAGAACTGTCACAGACACCACAAATGGGTTGGAACTCATGGAATAAGTTTCAGGGCAACATTGATGAAGACATCATCAAGGGCATTGCTGATGCTATGGTGTCGAGTGGATTGCGTGATGCTGGTTATATTTATATAAACATGGACGATTGCTGGCATGGTAAGCGCGATGCCAATGGTTTTATCCAGGCTAATCCGAAGCATTTTCCCCATGGAATAAAAGCTTTGGCCGATTACATCCATGCCCGTGGATTGAAGTTGGGCATTTACAGTGATGCCGGAACAGAGACCTGTGCGGGCCGTCCCGGGTCATTAGGACACGAATATCAAGACGCGCTGCAATATGCCCGCTGGGATGTTGATTATTTAAAATATGACTGGTGCAACACTGTAAACATCAATCCTCGCGGTGCTTATCAGCTGATGAGTGATGCTTTGCGTGCTTCAGGCCGTCCAATCTTTTTCTCCATGTGTGAGTGGGGCGATAATCAACCTTGGCGTTGGGCCAGAGATATAGGAAACTCATGGCGCATTGGGCCCGACATTTGGTGCTCTTTTGACTCCACACGTGTATTTCCTACGTATGTGCAATATAGCGTTTTGGATTGTATCAACAAGAATGACAGCCTTCGTCGCTATGCCGGTCCGGGGCATTGGAACGACCCCGATATGCTGGAAGTAGGTAATGGACTCACCGTAAACCAAGACCGGGCACACTTTACGATGTGGTGCATGATGGCAAGTCCGCTTATCTTAGGTAACGACATACGCCATATGAGTGCAGAAACCAAGGCTATTCTGACCAATCGTGATCTTATTGCTATTGATCAAGATAAGCTTGGTGTGCAGGGACTACACCTTTTCAGTCGTGACGGATTGGACTATTGGTTCAAGCCTCTTGAAAATGGAGATTGGGCTATGACTATTCTCAACCCCACGCGTAAACCTATTGTATGTAACCTTAACTGGCAGGACTTTAATTTCACAGATGACGAGGTGAGTAAACGCAGTACAGCTTTTGATAAGTGTGTCTATAAAGTAAAGAACTTGTGGACAGGGCGCATGGAGGGGAAAACTTCTACCAAGCAGAAAGTAGACCGCAAGCTCACGGTTCCTGCACAGGATGTCGTTGTATATCGCTTATTGCGATAA
- a CDS encoding glycan-binding surface protein, producing MKCSKNICLTLISLLGAATIGLTSCKDQPDEYKSTTGSPEIQYVRLPESADSVITKSYLQTTICLVGKNLRSIRKMLFNDQQAVLNTSFITDNTLVVDIPKNIPSAVTDKIYMINGDGDTTTYDFHVIVPPPTVSAMSCEYAAAGEDVTITGDYFIQDPYKPLQVKFNDGELAVTKIKSINKNSITFTVPSGAQPGRVYVETVYGKSKSQFVYKDTRNILFDFDGSHGGLASGHGWRPGRIRTGGIDGSYLYLGGATMLGKVGATWDEDDFGMNYWPEPSAGYPELSSISSFANMLDTCEINDMALKFECRVPETSPWSASALQLIFTGNQDVTSLTANNQYYNSTDIARGLWLPWQSTGSFNTGNEWITVTIPLSAFNKTHEGQSAGKTITKNSMTGFTLFLWNGGVEGTDCTPELDIDNVRVVPMK from the coding sequence ATGAAATGTTCTAAAAATATATGTCTCACGCTGATTTCTCTGTTAGGTGCAGCCACAATAGGATTGACCTCATGTAAGGATCAGCCCGACGAATATAAATCAACGACCGGAAGTCCTGAGATACAATACGTCCGACTCCCTGAGAGTGCAGACTCTGTCATCACGAAAAGTTATCTGCAAACTACCATTTGTCTTGTTGGAAAAAATCTCCGCAGCATTCGTAAGATGCTTTTTAATGACCAGCAAGCAGTGCTCAACACCAGTTTTATCACTGATAATACATTAGTAGTGGACATCCCGAAGAATATACCTTCCGCCGTAACTGACAAGATTTATATGATCAATGGCGACGGTGATACCACTACTTATGATTTTCATGTCATAGTCCCACCACCTACAGTGTCTGCGATGAGTTGTGAATATGCAGCTGCCGGTGAAGATGTAACCATTACTGGTGACTACTTCATTCAGGATCCCTACAAACCTTTACAGGTTAAATTCAATGATGGTGAATTGGCGGTAACCAAGATTAAGTCAATCAATAAAAACAGTATCACTTTCACGGTACCTTCAGGTGCACAGCCTGGAAGAGTGTATGTGGAAACCGTATACGGCAAGAGTAAATCGCAGTTCGTATATAAAGACACACGAAATATTCTGTTTGACTTCGATGGTTCACACGGAGGACTGGCCAGCGGACATGGATGGCGCCCCGGACGCATACGCACTGGGGGCATCGATGGAAGCTATCTCTACCTTGGTGGTGCAACGATGTTAGGTAAGGTTGGTGCTACATGGGACGAAGACGACTTTGGCATGAACTACTGGCCTGAACCTTCTGCCGGGTATCCTGAACTTTCGTCTATCTCAAGTTTCGCCAATATGCTTGATACTTGTGAAATCAATGACATGGCATTGAAATTCGAATGTCGTGTACCCGAAACCTCTCCGTGGAGCGCTTCTGCCCTTCAACTCATCTTCACCGGCAATCAAGACGTGACCTCTTTGACAGCAAACAACCAGTATTATAATAGTACTGACATCGCCCGTGGATTGTGGTTGCCATGGCAATCAACAGGTTCGTTCAATACAGGAAATGAATGGATTACAGTCACAATCCCTCTCTCAGCTTTCAACAAGACGCATGAAGGACAGTCAGCAGGCAAGACCATTACAAAAAATAGCATGACAGGTTTCACACTCTTCCTTTGGAACGGAGGTGTGGAAGGAACAGACTGTACTCCTGAATTAGATATTGACAATGTGAGGGTAGTGCCAATGAAGTAG
- a CDS encoding sialate O-acetylesterase — protein sequence MVLQQQADARLWGWATPRTRVIIKPSWGPSHTTVADKEGRWSFRIRTPKGSYTPLSITFSDGEAVTLHGILAGEVWVCAGQSNMEMPLQGFYECPVEGYQDAIADAGRIRGMRYVKIPAVMSATPKDDAVCHWEVMNANTANYCSAVGYFFGRRLHEMIDVPIGLILANKGGTMVESWLNEDNLKCYTNEPVDSAEIAKRYPTDWLRPLLWGNGTFHPILNYSIRGIIYYQGCSNVDHNPNTYAERLSRLISQWRSDFKVPNLPFYFVEIAPYSYGNALDTAAASIRMQQQTVAESVGNAVLIGTNDLVYPVEAEQIHPCQKRQIGERLAMTAAARDYGFDQIFYRSPSFEKLEVRRDSCFVHLKDTYNGIVPVTSYEGFEIAGQDKVYYPAHAQYIHNSTFLLTSPNVARPVAVRYCYHNFQLGNVKNQAGLPLLPFKTD from the coding sequence ATGGTATTGCAGCAACAGGCAGATGCACGGTTATGGGGATGGGCTACCCCAAGAACACGCGTTATCATCAAACCATCCTGGGGACCAAGTCATACGACTGTGGCTGACAAGGAGGGTAGATGGAGCTTTCGCATCCGTACTCCTAAAGGAAGTTACACGCCACTCAGCATCACCTTCAGTGATGGAGAAGCCGTAACCCTGCATGGCATTCTTGCCGGAGAAGTGTGGGTCTGTGCCGGGCAGAGCAACATGGAAATGCCCCTGCAAGGTTTCTATGAGTGCCCCGTAGAAGGTTATCAAGACGCCATTGCTGATGCCGGGCGCATACGTGGAATGCGTTATGTGAAGATACCTGCTGTGATGAGTGCAACACCGAAGGACGATGCTGTCTGTCATTGGGAAGTAATGAATGCCAACACTGCTAATTATTGCAGTGCGGTTGGTTATTTCTTTGGTCGCCGCTTGCATGAAATGATTGATGTTCCCATTGGGCTCATCCTTGCCAATAAGGGTGGAACTATGGTTGAGAGTTGGTTGAACGAAGATAATCTGAAATGTTACACCAACGAGCCTGTAGACTCCGCAGAAATCGCTAAAAGATATCCGACAGACTGGCTGCGCCCCTTGCTTTGGGGCAATGGAACGTTTCATCCCATTCTCAACTATTCCATACGCGGCATTATTTACTATCAGGGATGCAGCAATGTCGACCACAATCCGAACACTTATGCAGAGCGTCTCAGCCGACTCATCAGCCAGTGGCGCAGTGATTTCAAAGTTCCCAACCTACCTTTCTATTTTGTAGAAATAGCACCATATAGTTACGGTAATGCCCTCGATACAGCTGCTGCATCTATACGCATGCAGCAACAGACTGTGGCAGAAAGCGTCGGTAATGCTGTTCTTATAGGCACAAACGATTTGGTTTATCCCGTAGAGGCGGAGCAGATACATCCCTGTCAGAAACGACAGATTGGAGAACGATTGGCAATGACAGCCGCTGCACGCGACTATGGGTTTGACCAAATCTTCTATCGCAGTCCGAGTTTCGAGAAGTTGGAAGTGCGCAGAGACAGTTGTTTCGTACATCTGAAAGATACTTATAATGGCATTGTCCCCGTAACTTCTTATGAAGGCTTCGAGATTGCAGGTCAGGATAAAGTCTATTATCCTGCGCATGCCCAATACATTCACAACAGCACATTCCTGCTCACTTCGCCCAATGTCGCGCGTCCTGTTGCCGTACGCTATTGTTATCATAACTTCCAATTGGGAAATGTGAAGAACCAGGCTGGGCTGCCATTGTTGCCTTTCAAGACAGATTAG
- a CDS encoding glycoside hydrolase 5 family protein, translated as MNKIRYYILGLLLSCVAVSKAQSFVTVENGRLYRNGKPYTFIGANYWYGAILGSKGEGGNRKRLKRELDEMKRLGINNLRILVGSDGEEGTKWKVKPVLQTSPGVYNDTILDGLDYLMQQLQQRGMVAVLYLNNSWEWSGGYGFYLENVGAGKAVQPNEAGYAAYVKYASQFATNQKAQQLFFNHLSFILNRTNRYTGKRYMDDPAIMSWQIGNEPRAFDKSVLPAFEGWIAKAAALMKSIDKRHLVSVGSEGAFGCEGNYDSWKRICADPNIDYCNIHVWPYNWSWAKKDSLSQNLQRSKDKTKEYIDSHLSICTKLNKPLVMEEFGYPRDGFAFSKKASTTARDAYYSYVFSLLIADAAQKGYFAGCNFWGWGGKARPKHEQWQPGDDYTGDPAQEAQGLNSVFSTDKSTIKIIKASIAKLPKN; from the coding sequence ATGAATAAGATTCGATATTATATTTTGGGACTGCTTCTTTCTTGTGTTGCTGTCTCTAAGGCCCAATCTTTTGTCACCGTAGAAAACGGAAGACTCTATCGGAATGGGAAACCTTATACTTTCATCGGTGCCAACTACTGGTATGGAGCCATTCTTGGATCAAAAGGTGAGGGTGGAAACAGGAAGAGACTGAAGCGTGAGTTGGATGAAATGAAACGCTTAGGCATCAATAATCTACGCATTCTTGTAGGTAGTGATGGCGAAGAGGGAACGAAATGGAAAGTAAAACCAGTGCTTCAGACATCACCAGGTGTATATAATGACACCATACTTGACGGACTTGACTATCTGATGCAACAGCTTCAACAGCGTGGAATGGTAGCCGTGCTCTACCTTAATAACTCATGGGAGTGGAGTGGGGGCTATGGCTTCTATCTTGAGAACGTGGGGGCAGGCAAAGCAGTGCAGCCCAATGAAGCAGGATATGCTGCCTATGTCAAGTATGCTTCGCAATTCGCCACCAATCAAAAGGCGCAACAGCTGTTCTTTAATCATCTTAGTTTCATTCTCAACCGTACCAATCGCTATACAGGTAAACGCTATATGGATGATCCTGCCATTATGTCATGGCAGATAGGCAACGAACCTCGGGCTTTCGATAAATCAGTTCTTCCGGCATTCGAAGGCTGGATAGCCAAAGCTGCAGCTTTGATGAAAAGCATTGATAAACGGCATTTAGTGAGTGTAGGGTCTGAAGGTGCATTTGGTTGTGAAGGTAATTACGATTCATGGAAACGGATTTGTGCAGATCCCAACATAGACTATTGCAACATACATGTTTGGCCTTACAACTGGAGTTGGGCCAAGAAAGACTCTTTGTCACAAAACCTACAGCGTTCCAAAGACAAAACCAAGGAGTATATAGATAGTCATTTGTCTATCTGTACCAAACTGAATAAACCTTTGGTAATGGAAGAATTCGGATATCCACGAGACGGTTTTGCTTTCTCAAAGAAAGCATCTACCACAGCCCGTGATGCATATTACAGCTATGTATTCTCACTCTTAATAGCAGATGCAGCCCAAAAAGGATACTTTGCAGGTTGCAATTTCTGGGGATGGGGCGGTAAAGCGCGACCTAAACATGAACAATGGCAACCCGGTGATGACTATACAGGTGATCCCGCACAAGAAGCACAAGGGTTGAATTCGGTGTTTTCGACCGATAAAAGTACCATTAAGATTATAAAAGCTTCTATTGCCAAATTACCGAAGAACTGA
- a CDS encoding glycoside hydrolase family 26 protein: MLTNKLHIAAFTLLSFAAAACSDSVEHYIADVDAPGFVSVSPQTNIKAGLDSIIVTYDKNVFFSSADYSKITLNGSPVVSANVIGSSKQLLIMANISRDKSYELVIPEGVVTGPNRVAAPMVKATLVAQSQKIATSPVNADATAETKALYQKLVSNYGKKIFSATMANVAWNNENAEKVYQLTGKYPAINGYDYIHLQSSTSGGWIDYSNISPVQSWHNAGGIVTISWHWNVPTSNPYTSSVPVVLYGGPDKVMPSDWSGNIQLTTQATKDILAKASIGSKLVVKISDVKAGAQGSIKNSSWAGFVDENGKNWDYFSISGNSYSMTLDQTTLTEMRANGLIIGGHDYTVTGVTVETTGSVKYDFKAAKNEFTLDDAVTDGTWANRFMKSDLEKIVPYLQQLQQANIPVLWRPLHEAAGKWFWWGNGSAASYVKLWRFMYDYFKAKGINNLIWVWTSEKADSDWYPGDDYVDIIGTDMYGQDGTAVSAAAMADRFNTLAYRYPTKMISLTECGTVSDVPTQWNSDAKWSWSMPWYGSTHATDDWWKAAMNSEYVITR; this comes from the coding sequence ATGCTCACGAATAAACTTCATATCGCAGCATTCACGCTGCTTTCGTTTGCAGCTGCAGCATGCAGTGACAGCGTTGAACACTATATTGCAGACGTAGATGCTCCCGGATTTGTCAGTGTATCTCCACAGACTAATATCAAGGCGGGCTTAGATTCCATTATTGTCACCTACGACAAGAATGTATTCTTCTCTTCAGCTGACTACAGTAAAATCACACTTAACGGCTCACCTGTTGTTAGTGCCAACGTGATCGGCTCATCCAAGCAGTTGCTCATCATGGCCAATATCAGTCGGGACAAAAGCTATGAACTCGTTATCCCGGAAGGCGTAGTAACTGGTCCCAACCGTGTAGCAGCCCCCATGGTCAAAGCAACTCTCGTGGCACAGAGTCAGAAGATAGCCACTTCTCCCGTCAATGCAGATGCAACTGCAGAAACCAAAGCACTCTACCAAAAGTTGGTAAGCAACTATGGCAAGAAGATATTCTCTGCGACAATGGCCAATGTTGCATGGAATAATGAGAATGCAGAGAAAGTATATCAGCTCACAGGTAAATATCCGGCTATCAACGGATACGATTATATTCACTTGCAATCAAGCACCTCTGGCGGGTGGATAGACTATTCCAACATCTCTCCTGTACAGTCATGGCACAATGCAGGTGGCATAGTTACGATCAGCTGGCACTGGAATGTTCCTACTTCTAATCCGTATACATCCTCCGTACCCGTAGTGCTCTACGGCGGTCCGGACAAGGTGATGCCAAGTGACTGGAGTGGCAACATACAGCTTACTACCCAAGCAACGAAAGACATATTGGCCAAAGCATCTATCGGAAGTAAATTAGTTGTGAAAATCTCTGACGTGAAAGCAGGTGCCCAAGGCTCCATAAAGAACAGCAGTTGGGCAGGTTTTGTAGATGAGAACGGCAAGAACTGGGACTACTTCAGCATTAGTGGCAACAGCTATTCCATGACACTCGACCAAACCACACTTACTGAAATGCGGGCCAACGGACTGATTATTGGAGGTCATGACTATACGGTCACAGGCGTTACTGTCGAGACTACGGGGAGCGTTAAATACGATTTCAAAGCAGCAAAGAACGAGTTCACACTTGACGATGCGGTTACAGATGGCACATGGGCCAACCGATTTATGAAGTCAGACTTGGAGAAGATAGTGCCTTATCTGCAGCAATTGCAGCAAGCAAACATTCCTGTTCTCTGGCGTCCTCTCCATGAAGCAGCAGGCAAATGGTTCTGGTGGGGGAATGGTTCTGCCGCTTCCTACGTGAAACTATGGCGCTTTATGTATGACTATTTCAAAGCAAAAGGTATCAATAATCTCATTTGGGTATGGACTTCCGAGAAAGCCGACAGCGACTGGTATCCAGGCGATGACTATGTAGATATCATCGGTACGGATATGTATGGGCAAGACGGGACAGCGGTTTCTGCCGCAGCTATGGCCGATCGCTTCAACACCTTGGCTTATCGTTATCCAACCAAGATGATTTCACTTACTGAATGTGGCACCGTTTCCGACGTTCCAACGCAATGGAACAGCGATGCGAAATGGAGTTGGTCCATGCCTTGGTATGGCAGTACGCATGCCACTGATGACTGGTGGAAAGCAGCAATGAATTCCGAATATGTCATCACAAGATAA
- a CDS encoding acetylxylan esterase, which produces MAQIRGNEITVQVRPNHIDWNYQLGEEALFNVAVLKNGCPLPKAKVDIEAGPVMYPDVKQMNVELKDGTATWKAKMNTAGFYRLKVRAHVGDKTYEGLCTVGFAPETLQPTDNCPTDFDQFWEKAYKEASQYPLDAHRRLLPERCTERVTVYEVSFNGLYPGNRIYGILCIPTAFKGPRPALLRVPGAGVRPYQGDIYLADRGAITLEIGVHGIPVTMPQQVYDDLLHGALNGYWEANLDNRDQMPYKRIFIGALRAVDYLAQLPEWNGKQLGVTGSSQGGMLSLVCGALHPKVTFVGAVHAAMCDHTASLHGKACGWPHYFYGQKQPDSEKVAVSGYFDGVNFARRLTVPSWFSFGYNDEVVPPNSSYATYNVTKGARTLRLYPATGHFWFQEQWDEWQNWVTQQLGLEK; this is translated from the coding sequence ATGGCACAGATACGTGGCAATGAAATCACCGTGCAGGTAAGACCTAATCACATAGATTGGAACTATCAGTTGGGAGAAGAAGCTCTCTTTAATGTAGCTGTACTGAAAAACGGCTGTCCATTGCCAAAAGCAAAGGTAGATATTGAAGCAGGACCTGTGATGTATCCCGATGTCAAGCAGATGAATGTGGAGCTGAAAGACGGCACTGCCACATGGAAAGCCAAGATGAACACCGCAGGTTTCTATCGTTTGAAAGTGCGGGCACACGTTGGTGATAAGACCTATGAAGGCTTGTGCACGGTTGGTTTTGCCCCCGAAACACTTCAGCCCACAGACAATTGTCCGACAGATTTTGACCAATTCTGGGAGAAGGCCTATAAAGAAGCCAGCCAATATCCGCTTGATGCCCACCGAAGATTATTGCCGGAACGCTGTACGGAGCGTGTGACAGTGTACGAAGTGAGCTTCAATGGTTTATATCCCGGCAACCGTATTTATGGCATTCTCTGCATTCCAACCGCGTTTAAGGGGCCACGTCCTGCACTCTTACGCGTACCTGGAGCGGGCGTCAGGCCCTATCAAGGTGACATTTATTTGGCTGACCGTGGTGCGATAACCCTTGAGATAGGAGTGCATGGCATTCCTGTAACGATGCCACAACAAGTATATGACGACTTGTTACATGGAGCTTTGAACGGATATTGGGAGGCTAACCTCGACAATCGCGACCAAATGCCTTATAAACGGATATTCATTGGTGCATTACGAGCCGTGGATTATCTTGCACAACTGCCTGAATGGAATGGCAAACAGCTCGGTGTGACGGGATCAAGTCAAGGAGGAATGCTGTCATTGGTGTGTGGTGCACTACATCCTAAAGTTACATTTGTGGGTGCTGTCCATGCAGCTATGTGTGATCATACAGCTTCTTTACATGGCAAAGCCTGTGGATGGCCGCACTATTTCTATGGCCAAAAGCAACCCGACAGCGAGAAAGTGGCAGTAAGCGGCTATTTCGATGGTGTGAATTTTGCCCGTCGTTTAACTGTTCCCAGTTGGTTTTCATTCGGATATAATGATGAAGTTGTGCCACCTAACAGTTCATATGCCACCTATAATGTAACCAAAGGAGCACGAACCTTAAGGCTGTATCCAGCCACAGGTCACTTCTGGTTTCAAGAACAGTGGGATGAATGGCAGAACTGGGTGACTCAACAATTAGGATTAGAAAAATGA